The following DNA comes from Kitasatospora sp. NBC_01287.
CTCGGCGCCGAGCCGACCGTAATCGTAGTCCGGGACGGTGAGCGCGGCGCCGGCGCGTCGCCGGTCCAGCAGCGCCCCTGTCACGGTCACCACCAGGGCCACCAGGGCCACTCCGGTCACCAGGGCCAACCCGGGCCGGTAGCCGTCCAGTTGCGCGGTGGCGCTGGTGCCGCCATGGCTGCCGGCGGTGAGCACGGCGGTGGTCACGGCGAGCACCAGGGCGTTGCCGATCTGCATCGCGGTGTTCACCAGGCCCGAGGCCAACCCCTGCTCCTCGTCGGCCACCCCGTTGGTGGCGGCGATGTTGGCCGAGGGGTAGAAGAGCGCGAAGCCCAGGCCGAGCAGCACCATGCTGGGCAGTACCAGGGCGAGGAAGGTGCTGTGGGTGCCCAGGCGCAGGAAGAGCGCGTAGCCGATGACCATCGCCAGGCTGCCGAGCGGCAGCAGCTTGCCGGTGCCGTAGCGGTCCACGATGGCGCCCATCCTGGTGGCCGACAGGGCGACCAGGGCGCCGGCCGGCAGCAGCGCGAAGCCCATCTCCAGGGCCGACCAGTGCAGCACCCGCTGCAGGTAGAGCGCGACGATGAACTGGAAGCCCGCGTAGGAGCCCATCAGCGTGAAGGCGGCCAGGTTGGCCCGCGCCACGCTGCCGTTGCGGAAGATGCCCAGCCGCACCAGCGGGTGTGCGGTGCGCTGCTCGATCAGCAGGAAGGCCGCGCCGAGCACCAGGACCACGAGCAGCGAGCCGAGGGTGCGAAGGCTGGCCCAGCCGGCGCCCTGCGCCTCGGTGACGGTGTAGACGAGCAGCAGCAGCGAGGCGGTGCCGGTGATCGCGCCGGCCACGTCGTAGCCGCCGCCCTGCTGCTCGTGCGAGTGCCGGGGGAGCAGCTTGACCGCGAAGACCAGGGCGATCAGGGCCACCGGGACCGGCATCAGGAAGGTCCAGCGCCAGCCGACCGAGGTGAGCAGGCCGCTGAGCACCAGGCCGAGCGAGTAGCCGCTGGCGCCGCAGGTGGTGAAGATCGACAGCGCCTTGTTGCGGGCCGGGCCCTCGGGGAACGTGGTGGTGATGATCGACAGGGCGGCCGGCGCGGTGAACGCGGCGCTGGCGCCCTTCAGGAACCGGGCGCCGATCAGCAGCCCGCCGTCGTCCACCACGCCGCCGAGCAGTGAGGCGGCGGCGAAGACCGCGAGGGCGATCAGGAAGACCCGGCGCCGGCCGAGCAGGTCGGCCGCCCGCCCGCCGAGCAGCAACAGTCCGCCGTAGCCGAGTACGTAGCCGGAGACCACCCATTGCAGCGCGGACGTGGAGAGCTTGAGGTCGGAGCCGATCGAGGGCAGGGCGACGCCGACCATGGAGACGTCCAGCGCGTCCAGGAAGAGAGCGGCGCAGAGCACGATCAGCGCGCCCCAGAGCTGGGGGCTCCAGCGCAGGGCATCGGACGGAGCGTCAGGGTTCCTTCGGGCATGGCTCGGTGAGGCGTCACGGGGTGCTGTGGTCATGGGCAAGAGACTACATGCACGTGCAATCAATGCAAGTAAATATAGTGTGAACTCATATAGTTCCCGTGCATGTGATAGGCTGCCCGGGTGTCCGTACAAGACCCTCAGTCCCTGCGGTCCGGCGCCGAGCAGTCCGGCGTCGAGACGACCGCCCTGGTCGCCGAGTGGCGCGACCTGCTGGCCCGCCACGCGGCGACCGCCTGCGCCCTCGACCGTGAGCTGGGCGAGGCCTTCGGCCTCTGCATGAGCGACTTCGAGGTCCTGGAGCGGCTGGCCGAGGCCCCGGGCAAGCTGCGGGTGCAGGTGCTCGCCGACAAGGTGCACCTGAGTCAGAGCGCGCTCTCCCGGCTGATCGGCCGGCTGGAGAAGGCCGGCCTGGTCGAGCGGGTGATGTGCGAGATCGACCGGCGCGGCATCGTCGTGCTGCTCTCCGAGGCCGGCCGCGAGCGCTACGAGGCGGCCCGGCCGCT
Coding sequences within:
- a CDS encoding MFS transporter produces the protein MTTAPRDASPSHARRNPDAPSDALRWSPQLWGALIVLCAALFLDALDVSMVGVALPSIGSDLKLSTSALQWVVSGYVLGYGGLLLLGGRAADLLGRRRVFLIALAVFAAASLLGGVVDDGGLLIGARFLKGASAAFTAPAALSIITTTFPEGPARNKALSIFTTCGASGYSLGLVLSGLLTSVGWRWTFLMPVPVALIALVFAVKLLPRHSHEQQGGGYDVAGAITGTASLLLLVYTVTEAQGAGWASLRTLGSLLVVLVLGAAFLLIEQRTAHPLVRLGIFRNGSVARANLAAFTLMGSYAGFQFIVALYLQRVLHWSALEMGFALLPAGALVALSATRMGAIVDRYGTGKLLPLGSLAMVIGYALFLRLGTHSTFLALVLPSMVLLGLGFALFYPSANIAATNGVADEEQGLASGLVNTAMQIGNALVLAVTTAVLTAGSHGGTSATAQLDGYRPGLALVTGVALVALVVTVTGALLDRRRAGAALTVPDYDYGRLGAEAALEEKV
- a CDS encoding MarR family winged helix-turn-helix transcriptional regulator, which translates into the protein MRSGAEQSGVETTALVAEWRDLLARHAATACALDRELGEAFGLCMSDFEVLERLAEAPGKLRVQVLADKVHLSQSALSRLIGRLEKAGLVERVMCEIDRRGIVVLLSEAGRERYEAARPLHREVIGRMLTTPQAPPSCG